One genomic region from Nocardia vinacea encodes:
- a CDS encoding ABC transporter ATP-binding protein: MSIESVAWSQMYRRANAPQEQRPFRLATAQRILRFARPHRRRIGAFLLFSVVSALLAVATPVLAGRVVNDIVGGAAPRAVVTLAVLIGGLAVVDAALGVIIRWLSSRIGEGLILDLRTAVFDHVQKMPVAFFTRTRTGALVSRLNSDVIGAQRAFSDTLSGVVTNLVTLALTLAVMVRISWQITLLALVLLPVFVVPARRMGNRLAGLQREAAGLNAAMSTQMTERFSAPGATLVKLFGRPQQESDEFALRARRVRDIGVRTAMLQTVFVTSLTLVSALALALVYGLGGWYALRGQLDAGAVVSLSLLLTRLYTPLTALASARMEIMSALVSFERVFEVLDLKPLIEDAPDAVAVPAGPVAVELDNVTFGYPSADKVSLASLEDVATLDTRGGVEVLHNVSLRAEPGQLVALVGSSGAGKSTVAQLVSRLYDVDGGAVRLNGTDVRGLTTTSIRDTVGLVTQDGHLFHDTIRANLLLARPEATEPELWDALHRARLRELVTSLQDGLDTVVGERGYRLSGGERQRLTIARLLLKQPRVVILDEATASLDSTSEAAVQEALSEALEGRTALVIAHRLSTIRAADQILVLEDGRIVERGTHTQLLAADGRYAELYRTQFADEPVEVAA; the protein is encoded by the coding sequence GTGAGTATCGAATCGGTGGCCTGGAGCCAGATGTATCGGCGGGCGAACGCGCCGCAGGAGCAGCGGCCGTTCCGGCTCGCGACCGCGCAGCGGATTCTGCGCTTCGCGCGGCCGCACCGCCGCCGGATCGGTGCGTTCTTGCTGTTCAGCGTGGTGTCCGCACTGCTCGCGGTGGCGACGCCGGTGCTGGCGGGGCGGGTGGTCAACGACATTGTCGGCGGCGCGGCGCCGCGCGCCGTGGTCACCCTCGCCGTCCTGATCGGCGGGCTCGCGGTGGTCGATGCCGCACTCGGGGTGATCATTCGCTGGCTGTCCTCGCGGATCGGTGAGGGGCTGATCCTGGATCTGCGCACGGCCGTTTTCGATCATGTGCAGAAGATGCCGGTCGCGTTCTTCACCCGGACCCGCACCGGTGCGCTGGTCAGCCGGTTGAACAGCGATGTGATCGGGGCGCAGCGCGCGTTCAGCGACACGCTCTCCGGTGTCGTCACGAATCTGGTCACCCTTGCGCTCACCCTCGCCGTCATGGTCCGCATCTCCTGGCAGATCACGCTGCTCGCGCTGGTGCTGCTGCCGGTATTCGTGGTTCCGGCGCGGCGGATGGGCAATCGACTGGCCGGATTGCAGCGCGAAGCCGCGGGCCTCAATGCGGCGATGAGCACCCAGATGACCGAACGGTTCTCCGCGCCCGGCGCGACGCTGGTGAAGCTGTTCGGACGGCCGCAGCAGGAGTCGGACGAATTCGCACTCCGCGCTCGTCGGGTGCGCGATATCGGGGTGCGCACCGCGATGCTGCAGACTGTTTTCGTCACCTCGCTGACCCTGGTTTCGGCGCTGGCGCTGGCCCTGGTCTACGGACTCGGCGGGTGGTACGCGCTGCGCGGTCAGTTGGATGCCGGTGCGGTGGTGTCGCTTTCGCTGCTGCTGACCCGCCTCTACACACCGCTCACCGCGCTGGCCAGTGCCCGGATGGAGATCATGTCCGCGCTGGTGAGCTTCGAGCGGGTCTTCGAGGTGCTGGATCTGAAGCCGCTGATCGAGGACGCACCGGATGCTGTCGCGGTGCCCGCGGGTCCGGTCGCGGTGGAACTGGACAATGTCACCTTCGGCTACCCGTCGGCCGATAAAGTGTCGCTCGCCTCGCTCGAGGATGTCGCGACACTCGATACCCGCGGCGGGGTGGAGGTGCTGCACAATGTTTCGCTGCGGGCCGAGCCAGGTCAGCTCGTCGCGCTGGTCGGTTCCTCCGGTGCCGGGAAATCCACTGTGGCCCAACTCGTTTCCCGGCTCTACGACGTGGACGGCGGTGCGGTGCGGCTCAACGGTACCGATGTGCGCGGGCTGACCACGACCTCGATCCGGGACACCGTCGGCCTGGTCACCCAGGACGGCCACCTGTTCCACGACACCATCCGCGCCAATCTGCTGCTGGCCCGACCGGAGGCCACCGAGCCCGAGCTGTGGGATGCGTTGCATCGGGCTCGGTTGCGTGAGCTGGTGACGTCACTGCAGGACGGCCTGGATACCGTCGTCGGCGAACGCGGCTACCGCCTCTCCGGCGGTGAACGCCAGCGTCTGACCATTGCCCGGCTGCTGCTCAAGCAACCACGCGTGGTGATCCTCGACGAGGCGACCGCCTCACTGGACTCGACCTCGGAGGCCGCTGTCCAAGAGGCGCTTTCCGAAGCGCTGGAAGGTCGAACCGCACTGGTCATCGCGCATCGCCTCTCCACCATTCGGGCCGCCGACCAGATCCTGGTGCTCGAGGACGGCCGAATCGTGGAGCGCGGCACGCACACCCAACTGCTCGCCGCCGATGGACGCTACGCGGAGCTGTACCGCACGCAGTTCGCGGACGAACCGGTCGAAGTCGCGGCCTGA
- a CDS encoding DNA-3-methyladenine glycosylase 2 family protein: protein MRNQTAAPDLNRTGLTRTITAARPIDLAITLAPLSRGRGDPCHQVTHDRAHWHASRMPTGPVTYRLIQADRQTVDARAWGPGAAEFLGGLDHMLCLDEDVSDFAPEHPKIVDAHRRFPGLRMLRTGLVFEALVPAVLEQKVHTVSARASWRKLLRQFGSPAPGPAPAGLLLPPDADTWRKIPSWTWHRANVGPQRAQTIVRAARVADALERAAAESPAEAARRLRTVPGIGVWTAAEIGQRAFGDADALSVGDYHLAAIVGWTLLGEPIDDDAMVEYLEPLRPHRYRAVRLLEISGYAHKPKFGPRTPLTDHTWH, encoded by the coding sequence GTGCGCAATCAGACGGCCGCGCCGGACCTGAACCGGACCGGCCTGACCAGGACGATCACGGCCGCGCGGCCGATCGATCTCGCGATCACCCTCGCGCCACTGTCCCGCGGCCGCGGCGACCCGTGTCACCAGGTCACCCATGACCGCGCGCACTGGCACGCCTCTCGAATGCCGACCGGCCCGGTCACCTACCGCCTTATCCAAGCCGATCGCCAAACCGTCGACGCCCGCGCCTGGGGCCCAGGAGCGGCCGAATTCCTCGGCGGCCTCGACCACATGCTGTGCCTGGACGAGGACGTTTCCGACTTCGCCCCCGAACATCCGAAGATCGTCGACGCGCACCGCCGCTTTCCCGGACTGCGCATGCTGCGCACGGGTCTGGTCTTCGAGGCATTGGTTCCCGCCGTGCTGGAACAGAAGGTGCACACCGTCTCCGCCCGCGCGTCCTGGCGAAAGCTGTTGCGACAGTTCGGCTCTCCCGCACCCGGCCCAGCACCCGCCGGACTGCTGCTGCCACCCGACGCCGATACCTGGCGCAAGATCCCGTCCTGGACCTGGCACCGCGCCAATGTCGGGCCGCAGCGCGCGCAGACCATCGTGCGCGCGGCCCGGGTGGCGGACGCACTGGAGCGGGCGGCGGCCGAAAGTCCGGCCGAAGCCGCCCGCCGCCTGCGCACGGTGCCCGGTATCGGGGTGTGGACCGCCGCCGAGATCGGGCAGCGCGCCTTCGGTGACGCGGATGCCCTCTCGGTCGGCGACTACCACCTGGCGGCCATCGTCGGCTGGACGCTGCTCGGTGAACCCATCGACGACGACGCGATGGTCGAATATCTGGAACCGCTACGGCCACATCGCTATCGGGCCGTCCGCCTGCTGGAGATCAGCGGTTACGCGCACAAGCCGAAGTTCGGCCCGCGCACCCCGCTCACCGATCACACCTGGCACTGA
- a CDS encoding FAD-binding and (Fe-S)-binding domain-containing protein, translating to MGVQGLAAVLGRGIAGEVDASARRRAEYSSDASNYRVLPAAVVFPRGAEDVARTLEFARGDGLSVTARGAGTSVAGNAIGPGIVVDFSRYMNGIGELDPGQRTARVQPGVVLGELQRKVAVHGLRFGPDPSTQNRCTLGGMIGNNACGPHAVAWGRTSDNVRELRILDGTGAERTLAADPSVIPGLPEFTRAGLAVIRTELGRFDRQASGYGLEHLLPERGSAVAKSFVGTEGTCGLLLEATVDLVPLPRATVLTVLGYPDIATAADDVAAVMACDPIAVEGIDARLVDIVRVHRGATSGVPELPRGSGWLFVESAGDTPAEAYAAAEKLCRTVDALDSRIVTDPGAAAALWRIRAEGAGLAGRTPAGHPAWPGWEDAAVPPEHLGAYLRDFATLTKDHGVDGLLYGHVGDGCIHVRLDLPIADAPQRFRNFIQDATELVVRYGGSLSGEHGDGRARSELLSIMYSQDALDAFAGYKALFDPDDVLNPGVLVAPRPIDADLRLVGVRPIGTDGFAFPHDNGDITTAVHRCVGIGKCRADTHATGGFMCPSYLATADEKDSTRGRARVLQEVVRGALPWSSEAVAESLDLCLSCKACRSDCPAGVDLATYKSEALYRRYRHRPRPIDHYALGWLPRWLGVAGRMPQAANALTEIGWLRRIALRAGGIDPRRAVPRLADRTFRRSWHDRGDSDGAPEVLLWIDTFTDAFDPEIAQAAVQLMESLGYRVRIPRRRVCCGLTWISTGQLDGARARLRATLTELDEHVRGGGIVVGLEPSCTAVLRSDLPELLPDDPRAAATAAAVRTLAEFLAEQPNWRPPPRPGQSVVVQPHCHHHAVIGFDVDRQLLASMQINVTEVTGCCGLAGNFGMQSGHYDISVAVAENGLLPALRNADDDSILIADGFSCRTQAMQLSGRRGQHLAQFLLGE from the coding sequence GTGGGTGTGCAGGGGCTGGCGGCGGTGTTGGGGCGCGGGATTGCGGGCGAGGTCGATGCGTCCGCGCGTAGGCGTGCCGAGTACTCCTCCGATGCGTCGAATTATCGGGTGCTCCCGGCCGCGGTCGTTTTTCCGCGTGGTGCCGAGGATGTGGCGCGCACGCTCGAATTCGCCAGGGGTGATGGGCTGTCGGTTACCGCGCGGGGTGCGGGGACGTCGGTGGCGGGCAATGCCATCGGGCCCGGGATCGTGGTGGACTTCAGCCGGTATATGAATGGCATCGGTGAGCTGGACCCCGGGCAGCGCACCGCACGCGTCCAACCTGGTGTCGTCCTCGGCGAACTCCAGCGAAAGGTAGCTGTGCACGGGCTGCGGTTCGGGCCCGATCCCTCGACACAGAATCGGTGCACGCTGGGCGGGATGATCGGTAACAATGCGTGCGGACCGCATGCGGTGGCGTGGGGGCGCACCTCGGATAATGTGCGTGAGCTGCGCATTCTCGATGGAACAGGAGCCGAGCGGACGCTGGCGGCCGACCCATCGGTAATTCCCGGCCTGCCCGAATTCACCAGGGCCGGTCTCGCGGTGATCCGCACCGAACTCGGCCGATTCGATCGGCAGGCCTCCGGCTACGGGCTGGAACATCTACTGCCGGAACGTGGTTCGGCGGTTGCGAAGTCATTCGTGGGCACCGAGGGGACCTGCGGGCTGCTGCTCGAAGCAACGGTAGATCTGGTCCCGTTGCCGCGGGCCACCGTTCTCACAGTGCTCGGCTATCCCGATATCGCAACGGCCGCCGACGATGTCGCGGCGGTCATGGCCTGCGACCCGATTGCGGTCGAGGGTATCGATGCGCGACTGGTCGATATCGTGCGCGTGCATCGCGGGGCCACCAGCGGTGTGCCGGAACTGCCGCGCGGTAGCGGCTGGCTGTTCGTCGAGTCCGCCGGTGATACCCCCGCCGAGGCGTATGCCGCGGCCGAGAAGCTTTGCCGAACCGTCGATGCGCTGGACTCCAGGATTGTCACCGATCCTGGTGCCGCTGCGGCACTTTGGCGCATTCGAGCCGAAGGCGCGGGCCTGGCCGGTCGCACTCCGGCGGGTCATCCGGCCTGGCCGGGCTGGGAGGATGCGGCCGTACCACCGGAGCACCTCGGTGCGTATCTGCGCGATTTCGCCACGCTGACAAAGGACCACGGCGTGGACGGACTGCTCTACGGTCACGTCGGCGACGGCTGCATCCACGTCCGTCTCGATCTGCCGATTGCCGATGCGCCGCAACGCTTTCGGAACTTCATACAGGATGCGACCGAGCTGGTGGTTCGCTACGGCGGCTCGCTCTCCGGCGAGCACGGCGATGGCCGGGCCCGCTCGGAATTGCTCTCGATCATGTACTCCCAGGACGCGCTGGACGCATTCGCGGGGTACAAGGCGCTTTTCGATCCAGATGATGTGTTGAACCCGGGCGTCCTGGTTGCGCCGCGCCCCATCGATGCCGACCTGCGGCTGGTCGGAGTGCGGCCGATCGGAACGGACGGCTTCGCATTTCCGCACGACAACGGCGATATCACCACCGCCGTCCATCGCTGCGTCGGTATCGGCAAATGCCGCGCCGACACCCACGCGACCGGTGGTTTCATGTGCCCGTCGTATCTGGCCACCGCCGACGAGAAGGACAGCACCCGCGGCCGAGCGCGTGTGCTGCAGGAGGTGGTGCGCGGTGCACTTCCCTGGTCGTCCGAGGCGGTCGCCGAATCGCTCGATCTGTGCCTGTCCTGCAAGGCATGTCGCTCCGACTGCCCGGCCGGGGTCGATCTGGCGACCTACAAGTCCGAGGCGCTCTACCGCCGCTACCGGCACCGCCCGCGTCCGATTGATCATTACGCGCTGGGATGGCTGCCGCGCTGGCTCGGTGTCGCGGGTCGCATGCCGCAAGCGGCGAATGCGCTGACCGAAATCGGGTGGTTGCGCCGAATCGCCTTGCGTGCGGGCGGAATTGATCCGCGACGTGCGGTACCGCGACTCGCCGACCGCACCTTCCGCAGGAGCTGGCACGACCGGGGGGATTCGGACGGGGCACCCGAAGTGCTGCTGTGGATCGATACCTTCACCGATGCCTTCGATCCCGAAATAGCCCAGGCCGCAGTGCAACTGATGGAATCCCTCGGCTACCGAGTCCGCATACCGCGGCGGCGCGTGTGCTGCGGGCTCACCTGGATCAGCACCGGACAACTCGACGGTGCTCGGGCTCGGCTCCGCGCGACACTGACCGAACTGGACGAGCACGTGCGCGGCGGCGGCATAGTCGTCGGCCTCGAACCGTCATGTACGGCGGTCCTGCGCTCGGACCTGCCGGAACTGCTACCGGACGACCCGCGCGCGGCCGCTACCGCCGCGGCTGTGCGCACACTCGCCGAATTTCTTGCCGAACAGCCGAACTGGCGGCCGCCGCCGCGACCGGGACAGTCGGTGGTCGTCCAACCGCATTGCCATCACCATGCCGTAATCGGCTTCGACGTAGATCGCCAACTATTAGCCAGCATGCAGATAAATGTGACAGAGGTCACCGGATGCTGCGGTCTGGCCGGAAACTTCGGAATGCAATCCGGCCATTACGACATTTCGGTCGCCGTCGCCGAGAATGGCTTGCTCCCGGCGCTACGGAATGCCGACGACGATTCGATCTTGATAGCCGACGGCTTCTCGTGTCGAACCCAGGCCATGCAGCTGAGCGGCCGCCGAGGCCAACACCTCGCGCAATTCCTGCTCGGCGAATGA